The segment GGCCGGTTCATGGCGCGTACGGCTTCGTCGAAGCGCGGGTCGTCGAAGGCGTCGACCTCTCCGCTGCGGTGGATGACCGGGGCCCCGTCCGGCAGCTCGGCGACCAGTTCCGGCAGCAGGGGACCGTTGGGCCCCTGGGGTGCGGAGGTGGTGGCCACTATCGGGAGGCCGAAGACCTTGGCGGTACGGGCCAGGGCCTGGGCATTACGGCGGACCTGGTTCTGGTCGTGGTCCTGGACGCCGAGGATCAGCCCGGCCTGATGGTCGACCAGCAGGATCCCGGTGTTCTCGGGGGTGAGGCGGTCGGTGACGTAGCTGTTACTCATGGTCTTCCTGACTCCTTGGGCAGGGCCCGGTCGCTGCCGC is part of the Streptomyces qinzhouensis genome and harbors:
- a CDS encoding isochorismatase family protein, producing the protein MSNSYVTDRLTPENTGILLVDHQAGLILGVQDHDQNQVRRNAQALARTAKVFGLPIVATTSAPQGPNGPLLPELVAELPDGAPVIHRSGEVDAFDDPRFDEAVRAMNRPNLVIAGVITDVCLMFASLSALGRGYQVHSVLDASGTTNKLARETSLLRLQGAGATLNSTVGVISELLRDWKTPGGPGTADIFGNLAMPFYGAVTAAHASAAGN